DNA sequence from the Chryseobacterium indicum genome:
GGTGCGCCTTCAATAATAACAAATTCGTTATTGGCAATTCCCTGTGCAGCCTGTTTTCCTGCTGTATCAATGGGAACAATATTGTCTGCATCTCCGTGAACGATGAGTGTTCTTACGTTCACGTTGGCTAATTCGGGACGAAAATCTGTGTTTGCCCAGCTTTCAGCACATTTTATGGTGGCAATAGGATTGGCAAAAGAAGCAATTGCCCAGTCGAAATCAAGCTGTTTCTGGCTTACAGGTTTTGAAAGCATTCCGAAATTATAGAAGTCTTTGTGGAAAGATTCAAGAAAAGTGATTCTGTCTGTTTTCAAGGCATTCATGATTTCATCCAGTTTTTCCTGCGGAACTCCGTCCGGATTGTCGTCTTTCTGCTTAACAATCGGAATAATGGATGAGATTAAAGCAACTTTGTCTACATTTTCTGAACCGTAATTCGTTAAATACCGAACAACTTCTCCACCTCCCATAGAAAATCCGAAAAGGATCACATTTTTAAGGTCTAATTGTGAGATAATTTCATGAAGGTCTTTTGCCAGGCTATCATAGTCATATCCATCGTAAGTAGGTGAGGATTTTCCGAACCCTTTTCTGTCGTATGCAATAACGCGGTATCCTAAATTTAAAAGTACCGGAATCTGCATTTCCCACGATTTTCCGCTTAACGGCCATCCGTGGATTAAAATAATGGGTTGTCCGGATCCGAAATCTTCATAGTAAAGCTGAACGTTCTGATCGTTCTGTTTATTAATGTAAGGCATATTTATATTTTTGGTGTTACTTATCAATTCCAAATATTAAGCCATAAGTAAGGGATATTTAAAAATTTAAGATAGTTTGTGTAACAAAATACCACATTTCCTACTAACTGAAATACAGCCTAAATAATGTCTTTACTGGAAATGGAATTCTTAGAGAAGATTGAAAAGCATAAAGGTGTAATTTTCAAGATCTCGAAGATGTATATGGATAATCCCGACGATCAGAATGATCTCTATCAGGAGATCATCTATCAGGCGTGGAAATCTTACAGCGATTTTCAGAAGAAGAGTGAATTTTCGACATGGTTATACAGAACCGCGCTTAATACTGCCATTGTATTTCTCCGAAGCGAAAAAAAACGTAGTTTTATACAGAATCAGAGCATAGAAAATCTTAGTGTTCATCAGGAGTCTTATAATGATGCAGACGACAGGAATATGAAGCTGATGTACGAGGCAATCCATCAGTTGAGCGCGATTGACAAGGCATTGATTTTTTTCTATCTGGAAGATTTTTCGGGAAAGGAGATTGCAAAGCAACTGGGCATAACGGAGGTAAATGCAAGAGTAAAGCTGAACCGGGCGAAAACCAAACTGAAAGAAATTATTGAAAAACAAGAGGCTCTCTAAACGTAAAGAAAAAGGTATGGAATTAGAAAATTTTAAAGAACTCTGGGACAAAGATCATCAGGAACTTCCGGAAGTTTCTTTGGAAAAACAGAATGAAATACATTCGCCGCTGGAAATGATCAGAATCAACATGAAAACTGAGTTTTGGCTGATGATTCTCACGCTTCCAATGATTTTAATCGGTTTTCCTTTTGCAACGGAAGATTTTAATGTAAAGACCATTTCGGTTTTAGTGGCATTTCTTACGGTAGCTATTATTATTTATTTTTATTCAAGATTCATAAAGCTGTATAAGATGCTCAAGAAGACTAGTATTAATACCAATTATGATCTTTTCAATATCAAAACCCAACTGCTGGTTGCCAAAGAAATTTATATTTCCTATTACATTTCTTATATTCCTTTAGCGTTTGTTTCTTCTCTTGAGCGGATTGATTTTCAGTTTAATATAGATTACCATTTTGCTGTTTTTGTCGTTAGTTTTTTGATCGCCATTTTTGTTTTGTTTATTTTAATAAAGTACTGGATCTACTATATGTACGGAAAATATATTGAAGATGTCGTACGGCTTGTGGATGAACTTAATGGCGTTGAAGCAGAGATCAGACAAAGAAAAAACAGGGATAAAACGTGGTTTGAACGTTCCCAGAAATATTTCATCAAAAAATTCGGAATTAAAGGAAATATCCTGAACACAGTATTATGGTTTGCTTCCGCTTATATTTTTATTGTTATTTTTTTTACCATTGTTCTGTTTGCGGTTATTTTAATCGGTGTGAAGCTTGATTTCATAGACGTTCATATCCTTCTGAAAGCTTTAAAAAAGGGGAATTAGAAAGTAATATTCATGAATTTTTAAAAAAATACTGTCCTTTTTGTAACAAACTTTATCTTTTTCTACTAACTGTCAGATTTAATCAAAAAAATAATATGAAAAAGACAGTTACAATTGTTAAAGCATTGATTTTTTCATTTGCTATCGGTATTGCACCGCTTTCTCTGGTGAAGGCTCAGAAGAAAGACCGCACAGAACTTTCTGTGAAAAATTTTCCTAAGCGTATTACTACTTCATCAATGGGAAATTTCAGTGCTGATTTCAGCGGGCAGAATATTCCTTCAGATTATCTTATTAATCATTTAGGAGAGTGGCTGGAAAGTAATGGAGATCACTCTTTTTCACTGGTAAAAACTGCTACGGATGAGTTGGGAATTAAACATTCATCTTTTCAGCATTATTATAAAAATGTAAAGGTTGCAGATGAATTAATTCTGGTTCACGAGAAAAACGGGATTCTTACTTTTGTAAACGGAGAATTTACAGATAATATAGATTTACAGATCTCACAGCCGCTTACGAAATCTGAGACAGAAAATATTGTAAGTAATGATATGAAAGCTCCGAATCTTTCCTTTACCGATTTTGAGCAGGTTATTACAAAAGTGAATTCTGCTAAAGGGGTAAAGCTGTATTTTGCATCTCAGATTAATGCACTTTCCCTGAAGGCTCTGAAGAGTTATTTGTACTATGTAGATAATACAGCCAAGCAGGTTGTTAAAAAATTAGAAAAGATTCATCAGCATAATAATGAAATCATAAACATCGCAAAACCTTTTGCAGATACTCCTTCTACAAGTGCTACTTTCTACAAAGGAAATCAGCAGATAACTGTGGATTCTTACAGCGGATCTTACCGATTGAAAGATAATGCGAGAAATATCCATACTTTGAACGGAACCAACTGGGACGGAAACGGAAATACTGCAACCGGTGAACTTACAGGTGCGATTACTGAATATACGAGTACAACGCCTAACTTCACGACAGCAGATACAAAACCTCCTGTTGAAGTTCACTGGGCAATGGCAAAGGCTCATGATTACTATGTGAGCAGACATAACAGAAATTCTTATGATGGCAACGGATCCATTGTAAGAAATTATTACAACATCAATTTTGCAAGTGCGGGACAACCTGCGAACGGAGTAAATGCTGCCGCAATCGATACACAGGGAATTGTAGCAATGGTTTATGGAAGCGGTGTTTTTCAGGGTTTATCAGGATATTTTAGCCCGTTTGTGGGAATAGATGTTGCAGGTCATGAATACTCTCATTTAATGGTGAGCCGGACAGCAAATCTTGCTTATCAGGGCGAATCAGGAGCTTTAAACGAATCTTTTGCAGATATATTTGGAGCATCGATAGAATTTTATTCCAATATCAGTCCGAACTGGACGATTGGTGAGGGGATTCCGAATCCGGCTCTGGGCTTTACATTTTTAAGAAGCATGTCTAATCCAAACTCGGGTCCTGCAGTATTGGGTTCGCAGCAACCGGATACTTATCAGGGAACTTATTGGGTAGATCCCACAAGTTCTACTGATAGCGGGGGAGTTCATACAAACAGTGGGGTAGGAAATTACTGGTTTTATCTTTTATCAGCAGGTGGTTCCGGAACAAATGATATCGGAAATGCATTTAACGTAACAGGAATTACAATCCAGAAAGCCGAAAAAATAGCGTACCGGACACTTGCAAACTATCTTACTGCAAACAGCCAGTTTATAGATGCTTATACAGCAAGTAAACAGGCGGTTACAGATCTTTATGGAGCAACAGGTAACGAACAGCAGCAAAACGTTAAAGCATGGTATGCAGTAGGCATTGGCAATGGGCTTCTTTCGACCAATGAAGTTAAAAATAATTTAGAGAGTCAATTTAATGTTTATCCAAATCCTGTTAAAAACGGAGTGTTCACCATTGAAAATGCTAAGAATGATGCAACCTCCGAAATTTATGATGTTTCAGGAAAACTGGTAAAACAAAATGAAAAATTAAATAAAGGAATCAATAAAATTAATATCTACGGATTACAAAAAGGAATTTATATCATTAAAATTAGTGTAGATGATAATGCTATTTCTAAAAAAATAGTAGTAGAGTAGGTTTTCAGAATCAAGAAAACAAAATCAATGCCCGACGGAATATTCTGTCGGGTTTTTTATTTTAATTAAAAAAACTGTAACATTTTTATGAAGGGTAAACTAATTCTATAGAGCGTAAAACTATGACCTCATTAGAACAGGATTTTTTAAGAGAAATAGAAAAACATAAAGGAATCATTTTTAAGATTTCTAAAATGTACATGGACGAAAAAGAAGACCGCGATGATCTTTTTCAGGAGATCACCTATCAGGTCTGGAAAGCCTATCCCAAATTTAAAGGAGAAAGTGAATTTTCTACATGGCTGTACAGAATTGCCCTGAATACAGCCATTATTTTCCTTAAAAACGAAAAAAGAAGAAGCTTTATAGGAAATGAAGATTTTTCGGAATATAAAATTATTCAGGAAGAATTTGATCATGAAAAAGAAGAAAAACTGAATGCCATGTACAAAGCCATTCATCAGTTGAATTCCATTGATAAAGCTTTTATTTTCTATTATCTCGAAGATTTTTCCGGAAAGCAGATTGCCGAACAGATGGGGATTTCCGAAGGAAATGTAAGGGTGAAAATGAATCGCGCCAAAAATAAGCTGAAAGATATCTTGAACGCAAATAAATAATAACATTTAAATCAGACATCATGAATATAGACGACCTTAAAAATACATGGAATGAAGATCATTCTTTCGACGAAACTCCCGAAATAAGCATTGAGCAGAAAAACAGAATCCATCTTCCGCTGGAAAAGATCCGTAAAAATATGCGGATGGAATTTTGGTCTACCGTGGCAATTTTCGTTTTTGCTTTTGCCTTAATTGCAGTCTGCGCTGGATCTTTTAAGTTTAAATTTTACATCACAATTCTTATAGGATCTATGGTTTTTGTAACCTTTTTCTTTTACAGTCAGTTTTTTAAGCTGTATAAAAATATGAGCGAGACGATGATGAAAACCTATGACAGTCTGCAGGATCTTTTGCATCAGTTTAATCTGAATAAGCAGTATTATCTTTCTTTTTATCTGTCTTTTGTGCCGTTCTTGGTCTGTGAACTTATTATCGTCCTCGAATTTATTCCACGACCGGTTCCTTTAACGGATATGCAGATTGCCATTGCGCTGATTTCTACCATGATCATCACCATGCCTTTGCTGTTTTTACTGGGGAAAGTTTGGTTCAATGGTTTCTACGGAAAATATATTAAACAGATTGAAACGCTTTTCTCTGAACTGAAAAAATAAATTTTGATTGGTTTTCGGCGGCGAAGCCGCCGAAAACCTTTACTGCGTATAATAAGCCGGAAATTCACGCAAAATCGAATACAGATCCCGCCATTCAAAATAAGCCGGACTTGCTGAACTTACACTTTCAAAACCCCGATCTTCAAACAGTTTTTTGGTTCGGGTAACATGAAAATATTGAGAAATAACAATAATACTTTTAAAATGTAATTGTGGCTCAAGTTTAAGCGTATTTTCAACGGTCAATCTTGTGTTATCTCCTTTATTATCAACAATAATTACAGAATCCGGAACTCCATTATTAACAAGGAAATCCTTCATTTTATCGCCTTCATAGAAACCCTCTTTTCCCAAACCGCCACTCACGAGAATCTTTTGGATTCTGTGTTGCTGATACAACGCGATTCCGGTTTCCAGACGTTTTTCAAGCCTTGTCGATAAAGTTCCGTCTTCATTCACTTTATTTCCTAAAATCACGGCAAGATCGGCACGTTTACCCTGATCAGAAAGACCATCGGTAACAATATAAACAGAATGTATGACGAACCATAAAAACAGAGCCGCAATGATGATTTTTAAAATTTTAAAAATACTTTTTTGCATCAGTTAAGGACGTTTTTCTTTTTCAATTTCGTTGATTATCCAATCCAGTTGCGGATCTTTTTTCTCAAGAATATCCTCCATGGTTTCAGAAACTTTTACATCCGGAACAACCCCCTTTTTAGTATCAGTAAACGTAATATTGGGCTGTACCAGAAGAACTCCAATGGGCAGATCGATCTTGGAATGAGGCAGCGTTTGATAAGAGTAAAATCCGGCAACTGTACCGTCATTGGCTCCTCCGGTTTCCTCACCTACAAGAACCGCTTTCTTATCATTTTTAAGCTTTGAGGTTAAAATAGAAGATGCTGAAAAACTTGAGCCATTAATCAGCACAAAAACTTTCCCTTTAAAAACATCATTTTTGGGTTTAGATACTTTGTCGGCTTTGGTTTTATAATAAAATTTGCCGTCTTTTTTATACGTGCTGAAAGTCTGTCCGAAGAAAAATGCAGGATACATCAATGTTTTGAAAGCATACTGCAAAAAACCGGATTTTCTGAAATAATTGGTTTTCAGAGGTGCCGATTTTGAAGTTACCTGTGACGGTTTTATCAAAATATAAGGTTCAGAACTAAGATAAGAATACAGATTATTGATTTCTTCAAGCGAACCGCCGTAATTATTCCGAATATCAATAATTAAATATTTTGCATCCGCTTTTTTAATCTTTCTGAATGTTTCTTTATAAAACTTCGAAGAAAAAATACCCGAAAAACTTTTCACCTGAATGTACGCAATCGCACTGTCCCGATCTAAAAATTTAAAATTCCGGTTATAAGAATTGCTCAAAGCAACGTAATCATTCACTTTTTTCTCCTGCGTCCGCTTTTTGTTTTCCTTATCTTTCCTAAGATCCTCTTCAGATTTTGATTCTCTCGTGAGTTCGTAAGTCTTTTTTTCTCCTTTATAAACCGTTTCCAGAGTTGCGTGGTCTTCGTAGCCTTTTTCCGCAACATAATAATTGAAGAAAACATCTTTCAGGAAATAAGGCTGAAAAGTCGTATTGAAACCATCACTGCTGATCAGTTTTTTATACCGTTTAATATATTCAGAAACAGGAACCTTATCAATTGAGAGAATTTCAGTTCCCGGCTTTATATTTTGGATCGAATCTTTATTTTCGATAATGTAAAGCCTGTCGTTTTTCACATAATATTCAAAACGGCTGAACATTCCTTTTTTCCCTTCCAGTGCTTTAATTTCTTTTTTGTTAATTCTTTTAGACGGAATTCTCAGCGAAAGATGACCTTCCCTTATTTCCGCAATTACAGGCTGCAATTTAAAATAAAACTGAAGCGGCGTAAGAGGTTCCTGAAGCGTTTGCTTAAGACTGTCAAACTTAAAATCCAGCGTTTCCTTGGTGATGTACCAATATAGATTTGGGTGTGTTTCCTTTAGTTTAGAATACGCAAAATCAACATCCTCTTTCAGTTTTTCGGGGGAAATACATACTTTCTGCTGTTCATTGTGCTTTTTTACAGACACACAAGAGCATAGCGAGACAATTAATACTAATATGAAATAATTTCTGAGGCGCATTTTCAATTTTACCAATGCTAAAATAATTACTTTACCCCAATGAATTGTTTATGTTTACCATAAACAACTAAAATAATTAAAACTTTAACATATTTCTAAATATATAACGCATTTTGGATTTCTTCACTTTGTATTACTTAGTCTCTCCTTAAACCACCTATAATTTACTGATTATTAGTATTTTGGGTTTAAATAGCTTGTTTTTTATTGCAAGAATTTGTATCTTAGAGCTTTAAAACCTTGCAAATATGTTGGGGAAAAATCCAGAAAAGAAGCCAGAATTATTCCGCCCAATGTTGGTGGATTTTATTGACCACGAGCATGAACTTGTTCTACTTTCAGAAAAAATAGATTGGAATTATTTTGAGAAAGAATTTTCGCCCTTGTATTCCAAAGTGGGCAATCCGAGCCATCCGATTCGGTTTATGGTGGGTTGTTTGCTACTGAAACATTTGTATAATTTGGGCGATGAGACGTTGGAAAAAGCCTGGATCATGAATCCTTATATGCAGCATTTTTGTGGCAGGGTTTTCTTTGAACACGAATTTCCTTGTGACCCGAGTAATTTTGTTCATTTCCGAAAAAGAATTGGCGAAAAAGGTATCGAAAAAATCTTTGCCTACAGCGTAAGAATGCACGATGCCAAGACGAACACCTCAAATTTTGTTTTGTCCGATACTACCGTTCAGGAGAATAATACCTCTTTTCCTACCGATGCAAAATTGTGCAAAAAAGTGATTGATTATTGCAACAAAATAGCCGGAAATGAAGGCATAAAACAAAGACAACGCTACACAAAAGTCAGCAAACAAATGGTGCGCAACACCTACAACGGAAAACATCCCAAGCGGGCAAAAGCGGCAAGGAAATCTCAAAGACAGCTCAAAACCATCGCCATGAGACTGATTCGTGAATTGCAACGGAATTTTAATGCAGAACAGCAAGAATTTTATAAAGATTTAATGACATTGTACACCAAGGTTGTCACACAAAAAAGAAACGATGCCGATAAAATTTACAGCATTCACAAGCCTTTTACCCGATGTATTGCCAAAGGAAAAGCGCATAGCCAGTATGAATTTGGGAATAAGGTAGGTTTGATAACCACCGCCAACAAAGGCAAGAAAATTATTCTCGGGATTAAAGCATTTTTGCAAACTCCTTACGATGGTCACACCATAGAACCACTTTTGGAACAGATGGAAACCGGTGGTCAAAAGCTCCCAAAAGAACTCGTTTACGATAGAGGTGGCAGAGGAAAATCAGAAATAAAGGGCGTGAAAATCTCCATCCCAAGCACTCCAAGAAAAAAAGACACTGCTTATCAAAAGCAGACAAAGCGCAAAAAATTTAGAACCAGAGCG
Encoded proteins:
- a CDS encoding alpha/beta fold hydrolase; amino-acid sequence: MPYINKQNDQNVQLYYEDFGSGQPIILIHGWPLSGKSWEMQIPVLLNLGYRVIAYDRKGFGKSSPTYDGYDYDSLAKDLHEIISQLDLKNVILFGFSMGGGEVVRYLTNYGSENVDKVALISSIIPIVKQKDDNPDGVPQEKLDEIMNALKTDRITFLESFHKDFYNFGMLSKPVSQKQLDFDWAIASFANPIATIKCAESWANTDFRPELANVNVRTLIVHGDADNIVPIDTAGKQAAQGIANNEFVIIEGAPHGLNVTHADDLNSIISRFLTEK
- a CDS encoding RNA polymerase sigma factor yields the protein MSLLEMEFLEKIEKHKGVIFKISKMYMDNPDDQNDLYQEIIYQAWKSYSDFQKKSEFSTWLYRTALNTAIVFLRSEKKRSFIQNQSIENLSVHQESYNDADDRNMKLMYEAIHQLSAIDKALIFFYLEDFSGKEIAKQLGITEVNARVKLNRAKTKLKEIIEKQEAL
- a CDS encoding M4 family metallopeptidase yields the protein MKKTVTIVKALIFSFAIGIAPLSLVKAQKKDRTELSVKNFPKRITTSSMGNFSADFSGQNIPSDYLINHLGEWLESNGDHSFSLVKTATDELGIKHSSFQHYYKNVKVADELILVHEKNGILTFVNGEFTDNIDLQISQPLTKSETENIVSNDMKAPNLSFTDFEQVITKVNSAKGVKLYFASQINALSLKALKSYLYYVDNTAKQVVKKLEKIHQHNNEIINIAKPFADTPSTSATFYKGNQQITVDSYSGSYRLKDNARNIHTLNGTNWDGNGNTATGELTGAITEYTSTTPNFTTADTKPPVEVHWAMAKAHDYYVSRHNRNSYDGNGSIVRNYYNINFASAGQPANGVNAAAIDTQGIVAMVYGSGVFQGLSGYFSPFVGIDVAGHEYSHLMVSRTANLAYQGESGALNESFADIFGASIEFYSNISPNWTIGEGIPNPALGFTFLRSMSNPNSGPAVLGSQQPDTYQGTYWVDPTSSTDSGGVHTNSGVGNYWFYLLSAGGSGTNDIGNAFNVTGITIQKAEKIAYRTLANYLTANSQFIDAYTASKQAVTDLYGATGNEQQQNVKAWYAVGIGNGLLSTNEVKNNLESQFNVYPNPVKNGVFTIENAKNDATSEIYDVSGKLVKQNEKLNKGINKINIYGLQKGIYIIKISVDDNAISKKIVVE
- a CDS encoding RNA polymerase sigma factor, with the translated sequence MTSLEQDFLREIEKHKGIIFKISKMYMDEKEDRDDLFQEITYQVWKAYPKFKGESEFSTWLYRIALNTAIIFLKNEKRRSFIGNEDFSEYKIIQEEFDHEKEEKLNAMYKAIHQLNSIDKAFIFYYLEDFSGKQIAEQMGISEGNVRVKMNRAKNKLKDILNANK
- a CDS encoding YdcF family protein yields the protein MQKSIFKILKIIIAALFLWFVIHSVYIVTDGLSDQGKRADLAVILGNKVNEDGTLSTRLEKRLETGIALYQQHRIQKILVSGGLGKEGFYEGDKMKDFLVNNGVPDSVIIVDNKGDNTRLTVENTLKLEPQLHFKSIIVISQYFHVTRTKKLFEDRGFESVSSASPAYFEWRDLYSILREFPAYYTQ
- a CDS encoding S41 family peptidase; protein product: MRLRNYFILVLIVSLCSCVSVKKHNEQQKVCISPEKLKEDVDFAYSKLKETHPNLYWYITKETLDFKFDSLKQTLQEPLTPLQFYFKLQPVIAEIREGHLSLRIPSKRINKKEIKALEGKKGMFSRFEYYVKNDRLYIIENKDSIQNIKPGTEILSIDKVPVSEYIKRYKKLISSDGFNTTFQPYFLKDVFFNYYVAEKGYEDHATLETVYKGEKKTYELTRESKSEEDLRKDKENKKRTQEKKVNDYVALSNSYNRNFKFLDRDSAIAYIQVKSFSGIFSSKFYKETFRKIKKADAKYLIIDIRNNYGGSLEEINNLYSYLSSEPYILIKPSQVTSKSAPLKTNYFRKSGFLQYAFKTLMYPAFFFGQTFSTYKKDGKFYYKTKADKVSKPKNDVFKGKVFVLINGSSFSASSILTSKLKNDKKAVLVGEETGGANDGTVAGFYSYQTLPHSKIDLPIGVLLVQPNITFTDTKKGVVPDVKVSETMEDILEKKDPQLDWIINEIEKEKRP
- a CDS encoding IS5 family transposase codes for the protein MLGKNPEKKPELFRPMLVDFIDHEHELVLLSEKIDWNYFEKEFSPLYSKVGNPSHPIRFMVGCLLLKHLYNLGDETLEKAWIMNPYMQHFCGRVFFEHEFPCDPSNFVHFRKRIGEKGIEKIFAYSVRMHDAKTNTSNFVLSDTTVQENNTSFPTDAKLCKKVIDYCNKIAGNEGIKQRQRYTKVSKQMVRNTYNGKHPKRAKAARKSQRQLKTIAMRLIRELQRNFNAEQQEFYKDLMTLYTKVVTQKRNDADKIYSIHKPFTRCIAKGKAHSQYEFGNKVGLITTANKGKKIILGIKAFLQTPYDGHTIEPLLEQMETGGQKLPKELVYDRGGRGKSEIKGVKISIPSTPRKKDTAYQKQTKRKKFRTRAAIEPIIGHLKTDFRLAKNYFMGETGPQINALLAATAWNMKKMMELLKQKIIFLFYKIQIMLFSNPVFKNKLNSGFC